Proteins encoded by one window of Methanobacterium sp. CWC-01:
- a CDS encoding right-handed parallel beta-helix repeat-containing protein: MKFFHKKILILLALFLFLFVFCGAASAATTELVSVNSQQELANGGSSYPSISSDGRYVAFASDASNLVLNDNNGVTDIFLRDTQTNATSRVSLASDGSQANGASDFPSISANGRFVTFMSVASNLVSADTNTAWDIFLHDMTTGTTTLVGFATNGGNNWQYRPSISADGNYITYASDANNLVTNDNNGLTDIFLYNTQTKTTNIVSIATDGTQANDRSMVPGINANGRYITFNSWANNLVTGDSNGALDVYVHDMITGTTTRVSVATGGIQANSLSSTGVLPISADGRFITFDSAANNLALGDSNGNWDVFLHDMLTGTTTQVSVSSGGTGGNSYSGIPSISSDGRFITFDSWSTNLVSGDNNGLLHVFVRDMVTATTTRVSVDKDGTQANGDCYVWSVSGNGYRIVFYSTASNLVAMDNNQVSDIFLRDLNAWDIYPGDSIQETIDSLAPGGEVNIHAGTYTENIVINIPEVTLKSAGDGTVTIQGADNSKPVISILSDATRSVIQGLNIVGGLDGIFLDNVNNVQITDNTVTNNIYYGININNGVGNTINSNTVTRNNDTGIQLNNGSNDNNVSANTITDNRGIGIGIRSESDDNTVSGNTVYNNFFGIWDYGYGHRNTITDNTITNNIWDGIRLWHAYNDTVSGNILTKNGEGIQIRNANDNTVTGNIITNSENYGVTIRFASAGNVISGNTIKGSIYYGIMIHYSEARGNVISGNTITGTVFYDGILLTDGTSDNIVLDNTITNNKGDGIKINNNSSANTISGNTITSNSQNGISIETSSYNQIINGNNITGNGYNGISITNSSGNLVNNNVISDNGNEINEFTQKNGIYLLNSGLGTEISENTINNNTYDGILLQGSSVAEIHFNRIVFNQNYGLENQGTGIINAQNNWWGSNNNPIDKSQPQIINSETGKVNADTWLILSLSPKKQTISTIETAIITADLTINNIGENTLSTYSKHVPDGTFVYFTTNMGQISLISSTTSEGQATTNFSSSNTGTATIVVTLDKQSMDTTVKIKKK, encoded by the coding sequence TTGAAATTTTTTCACAAGAAAATTTTGATTTTATTAGCTCTATTCCTATTTTTGTTTGTTTTTTGTGGAGCCGCATCTGCTGCTACCACGGAATTAGTGTCTGTAAATTCACAGCAAGAACTAGCTAATGGGGGGAGTTCTTATCCGAGTATTAGTAGTGATGGGCGCTATGTAGCATTTGCCTCTGATGCTAGTAATCTGGTACTAAATGACAATAATGGTGTAACTGATATATTCCTGCGGGATACTCAAACTAATGCTACTAGCAGGGTTAGTTTGGCCTCTGATGGTAGTCAAGCTAATGGTGCGAGTGATTTTCCTAGTATTAGTGCTAATGGACGTTTTGTAACCTTTATGTCAGTTGCTAGTAATTTGGTATCGGCTGATACTAATACTGCTTGGGACATTTTTTTACATGATATGACCACTGGTACCACTACTTTGGTGGGTTTTGCCACCAATGGGGGTAACAATTGGCAGTATCGTCCCAGTATAAGTGCTGATGGAAATTACATAACTTATGCTTCAGATGCGAATAATCTGGTTACTAATGACAATAACGGATTAACTGACATTTTCCTCTATAACACTCAAACCAAGACCACTAACATCGTAAGTATCGCGACCGACGGAACACAAGCTAATGATAGGAGTATGGTTCCAGGCATAAACGCAAATGGAAGATACATCACCTTCAATTCCTGGGCAAACAACCTAGTAACCGGTGATAGCAACGGTGCGTTGGATGTTTACGTACACGATATGATCACGGGAACCACCACCCGAGTTAGTGTTGCAACTGGTGGAATTCAAGCAAATAGTCTGAGTTCTACGGGTGTCTTGCCTATTAGTGCTGATGGACGCTTCATAACCTTCGACTCAGCAGCTAATAATCTGGCCTTGGGTGATAGCAATGGTAATTGGGATGTTTTTCTACACGATATGTTGACCGGAACCACTACCCAAGTAAGCGTGTCATCAGGAGGAACAGGGGGCAACAGTTACAGTGGAATTCCTAGTATTAGCAGCGACGGACGCTTTATAACCTTTGATTCGTGGTCAACAAACTTGGTTTCCGGTGATAATAACGGTCTTTTACATGTTTTTGTACGTGATATGGTCACCGCAACCACCACCCGAGTTAGTGTAGACAAAGATGGTACTCAAGCTAATGGTGATTGTTATGTTTGGAGTGTAAGTGGTAATGGGTACCGTATAGTCTTCTATTCTACTGCTAGCAACCTTGTGGCTATGGATAATAATCAAGTTTCAGATATATTTTTACGTGATCTAAATGCTTGGGATATTTATCCTGGTGATAGCATCCAAGAAACAATAGATTCGCTTGCACCCGGTGGCGAGGTTAACATACATGCAGGTACTTACACCGAGAATATTGTGATTAATATCCCTGAGGTGACTCTTAAATCAGCAGGAGATGGAACAGTAACGATTCAAGGAGCGGATAACAGTAAACCAGTTATAAGCATATTAAGCGATGCGACTAGAAGCGTCATCCAAGGTTTAAACATTGTCGGTGGATTAGACGGTATATTCCTTGATAACGTGAATAACGTACAAATAACAGACAACACCGTCACCAACAACATATATTACGGAATCAACATCAACAATGGTGTCGGTAATACAATCAACTCTAACACCGTCACCAGGAACAATGATACCGGAATCCAACTCAATAATGGTTCCAATGATAACAATGTGTCAGCAAACACCATCACAGACAACAGAGGGATAGGAATAGGTATCAGGAGTGAATCAGATGATAATACTGTTTCTGGAAACACCGTCTATAACAACTTTTTTGGAATCTGGGACTATGGTTATGGACATAGGAACACAATCACCGATAACACCATCACCAACAACATTTGGGACGGAATCAGACTCTGGCATGCATATAATGACACTGTCTCAGGAAACATACTCACCAAAAACGGTGAAGGAATACAAATCAGAAATGCAAATGATAATACCGTCACAGGCAACATCATCACCAACAGCGAAAACTATGGAGTCACCATCCGATTTGCTTCAGCTGGTAATGTAATCTCGGGTAACACCATCAAAGGCAGTATTTATTATGGAATCATGATTCATTACTCTGAAGCAAGGGGTAATGTAATCTCGGGTAACACCATCACTGGCACAGTATTTTATGATGGTATTTTACTCACTGATGGTACAAGTGATAATATAGTTTTGGATAACACCATCACCAACAACAAAGGGGACGGAATCAAGATCAATAATAATTCAAGTGCTAATACAATCTCAGGCAATACCATCACAAGCAATAGCCAAAATGGAATCTCAATAGAAACTTCTTCATACAACCAAATCATCAATGGAAATAACATCACTGGCAATGGCTACAACGGAATCAGCATCACTAATAGTAGTGGAAATCTCGTCAACAATAATGTGATAAGTGATAATGGAAATGAAATAAACGAGTTCACTCAAAAAAATGGCATATACCTTCTAAATTCTGGTCTAGGTACTGAAATATCTGAAAACACCATCAATAACAATACATACGATGGAATCTTATTACAAGGAAGTAGTGTAGCCGAGATTCATTTTAACCGCATAGTTTTTAACCAAAATTATGGATTAGAAAACCAAGGAACAGGCATAATTAATGCTCAAAATAACTGGTGGGGATCAAATAATAATCCTATAGATAAATCTCAACCACAAATCATAAACAGCGAAACTGGTAAAGTAAATGCTGATACTTGGCTGATACTATCCTTATCACCCAAAAAACAAACCATCTCCACCATAGAAACAGCAATCATCACCGCAGATCTTACTATCAATAATATAGGAGAAAACACCCTATCTACATATAGTAAACATGTACCTGACGGAACATTTGTATATTTCACCACTAATATGGGCCAAATCAGTTTAATTTCATCTACCACCTCCGAAGGACAAGCCACTACTAACTTTAGCAGCTCTAATACAGGAACAGCAACGATAGTCGTTACCTTAGATAAACAAAGCATGGATACCACAGTTAAAATCAAAAAGAAATAA
- a CDS encoding flavodoxin family protein — MRTLVVFYSRSGHTRLVAEEIRNNLDCDMEEIFDTKNRSGLLGLLGLLKDRNQKLTILKDLKNDPSDYDLLIIGSPVWGDRVSIPVRTYMHQNQEKFKNVAFFSTAGGDKFDGVFNEMKELCQASPVENLGVRGMALKDDSYKSKVAEFVEKIQ; from the coding sequence ATGAGAACATTAGTGGTTTTTTATTCCAGATCGGGCCATACTCGCTTGGTAGCTGAAGAGATTAGAAATAATCTTGATTGTGATATGGAAGAAATCTTTGACACTAAAAACAGGTCAGGCCTGTTAGGATTGTTAGGACTTTTGAAGGATAGAAATCAGAAATTAACTATTTTGAAGGATTTAAAAAATGATCCGTCGGATTATGATCTTTTGATTATAGGATCACCAGTTTGGGGAGACAGGGTATCTATACCGGTCAGGACCTATATGCACCAGAACCAGGAAAAATTCAAGAATGTTGCATTTTTCTCCACAGCAGGAGGAGATAAATTCGATGGAGTTTTTAACGAAATGAAAGAACTTTGTCAAGCATCTCCAGTCGAAAATCTAGGTGTGAGAGGTATGGCTCTCAAAGATGATAGTTATAAATCAAAAGTAGCTGAATTTGTAGAAAAAATCCAATAA